From a single Alkalihalophilus pseudofirmus genomic region:
- the bcp gene encoding thioredoxin-dependent thiol peroxidase, with translation MAIEIGQVAPDFTLEASSGEQVSLSQFRGKNVVLYFYPKDMTPGCTTQACDFRDRVESFESLDTVILGVSPDPLARHEKFIEKYDLPFLLLADEDHAVAELFDVWKLKKNFGKEYMGIERSTFVIDKEGKVVKEWRKVRVKDHVEEALTFIKEEVEV, from the coding sequence ATGGCTATTGAAATCGGACAAGTTGCACCTGATTTTACATTAGAAGCAAGCAGCGGGGAGCAAGTCTCTTTAAGTCAATTCAGAGGAAAGAATGTTGTGCTGTATTTTTATCCAAAAGATATGACACCTGGATGCACAACTCAAGCATGTGATTTCCGTGACCGAGTAGAATCATTTGAATCGTTAGATACAGTGATTCTAGGAGTGAGTCCGGATCCTTTAGCAAGGCATGAGAAGTTTATTGAAAAATATGATCTCCCATTTCTTTTATTAGCAGATGAAGATCATGCTGTAGCGGAGTTATTTGATGTGTGGAAACTAAAGAAAAACTTCGGTAAAGAATATATGGGGATTGAAAGATCTACCTTTGTAATTGATAAAGAAGGCAAGGTCGTTAAAGAATGGCGTAAAGTACGTGTGAAAGATCACGTAGAAGAAGCGCTGACTTTCATTAAAGAAGAAGTAGAAGTGTAA
- a CDS encoding D-2-hydroxyacid dehydrogenase — MKIVSSARLKDEIKAQLLADFPDIDFSFRYGMKEVGEEVQDCEVLLTYGEDLTDEHIKEAKQLKWIMVLAAGLEKMPHEAICKRNIIVTNVRGIHAVPMGEYTLNMMLQMAKKTKTFIKNEEAANWERSVPVFELNGLTVGILGAGAIGQEVARLCQAFGMRTLGMNSSGNDAPFIEKMYTEDTVDALLRQSDFVVNVLPFTTKTASFMDEEKFASMKKGAYFINIGRGKTVDEHALIQALDAGQVAGAGLDVFKEEPLDANHPFWKHKNVTITPHISGVSSKYQRRAMEIFKKNLIGYLNGRNETLIRIDLTKGY; from the coding sequence ATGAAGATTGTCTCTTCAGCAAGGTTAAAAGATGAGATTAAAGCACAGCTCCTAGCAGACTTTCCTGATATCGACTTTTCCTTTCGTTATGGCATGAAAGAAGTAGGAGAGGAAGTGCAGGACTGTGAGGTGCTGCTTACATACGGAGAAGATTTAACGGATGAACATATAAAAGAGGCCAAGCAGCTTAAATGGATCATGGTCCTTGCTGCAGGACTCGAGAAGATGCCGCATGAGGCTATTTGCAAACGTAATATTATCGTGACTAATGTCCGCGGAATTCATGCTGTCCCGATGGGGGAATATACTCTTAATATGATGCTGCAAATGGCTAAGAAGACAAAAACATTTATAAAAAATGAAGAGGCAGCAAACTGGGAGAGAAGCGTACCCGTCTTTGAGCTTAACGGATTAACTGTAGGAATCCTTGGGGCAGGGGCTATTGGACAAGAAGTCGCTAGATTATGCCAGGCTTTTGGGATGAGAACGCTTGGCATGAATAGTTCAGGTAATGATGCCCCGTTTATCGAAAAAATGTATACGGAAGATACAGTAGATGCATTATTAAGACAATCAGATTTTGTTGTAAACGTCCTACCTTTTACTACGAAGACAGCTTCATTTATGGATGAAGAAAAGTTTGCTTCTATGAAAAAAGGAGCGTATTTTATTAACATAGGGCGTGGTAAAACAGTTGATGAACACGCATTAATCCAAGCACTAGATGCCGGTCAAGTGGCTGGAGCTGGATTAGATGTGTTTAAAGAAGAACCATTAGATGCCAACCATCCTTTTTGGAAGCACAAAAACGTAACGATCACCCCACATATCTCCGGGGTGTCCTCCAAGTATCAAAGAAGAGCAATGGAAATCTTTAAAAAGAACTTAATTGGCTATCTAAATGGAAGGAACGAAACCCTCATAAGAATAGATCTAACTAAAGGGTATTAA
- a CDS encoding cyclic-di-AMP receptor yields the protein MKLLICIIDDFYADEVEKELRDEGYRMTELASSGGFLKKGNTTFLFGVEEEDLPKLKTALKAACLTVEGKKKRKSSTAHRYTSFLVNASHAVPFL from the coding sequence ATGAAGCTTCTAATTTGTATCATTGATGATTTTTATGCGGATGAAGTGGAAAAGGAACTGCGAGATGAGGGGTATCGAATGACCGAGCTTGCTAGTTCAGGTGGCTTTTTAAAGAAGGGTAATACAACCTTTCTGTTTGGTGTAGAAGAAGAAGACCTTCCTAAGTTGAAAACGGCTTTAAAGGCCGCGTGTCTTACGGTAGAAGGAAAGAAGAAAAGAAAATCAAGTACAGCTCATCGGTATACTTCATTTTTAGTGAACGCTTCGCATGCTGTTCCTTTTTTATAA
- the perR gene encoding peroxide-responsive transcriptional repressor PerR yields MSNHRLQDAIDALKSTRVRMTPQRHAILEFLYETSMHPTADDIYKALEGRFPNMSVATVYNNLRVFKEVGIVKELTYGDSSSRFDCVTSDHYHVICQDCGKIVDFHYPGLDEVETLAEHVTGFKVHSHRMEIYGTCTECTKKVQH; encoded by the coding sequence ATGTCTAATCATCGCTTGCAAGATGCAATTGATGCACTTAAAAGCACCCGTGTTCGTATGACGCCTCAACGTCATGCCATTTTAGAATTTCTATATGAAACGTCAATGCATCCAACTGCTGATGATATTTATAAAGCTTTGGAGGGCCGTTTCCCTAATATGAGTGTAGCAACAGTCTATAACAACCTGCGTGTGTTTAAGGAAGTGGGAATTGTAAAAGAGTTAACGTATGGAGACTCTTCAAGCCGCTTCGATTGTGTTACATCTGATCATTATCATGTCATTTGCCAAGATTGTGGTAAGATTGTTGATTTTCACTATCCTGGTCTTGATGAAGTGGAAACTCTTGCTGAGCATGTGACTGGATTTAAGGTGCATAGCCACCGTATGGAAATTTACGGAACGTGTACTGAGTGCACCAAAAAAGTACAACATTAA
- a CDS encoding YgzB family protein — protein sequence MAIKYTNKINKIRTFALSLVFIGILVMYIGIFFRDSPILMTIAMLIGFLFIIGSTVVYFWIGMLSTKSVQVVCPSCKKPTKMLGRVDACMHCSEPLTLDPSLEGKEFDESYNNKSKRS from the coding sequence ATGGCTATTAAATATACAAACAAAATAAATAAGATTCGAACGTTTGCTTTATCGCTTGTATTTATCGGTATTCTCGTTATGTACATAGGAATTTTCTTTAGAGATTCTCCTATTCTCATGACGATCGCAATGCTAATAGGCTTTCTTTTTATTATTGGAAGTACGGTGGTTTATTTCTGGATTGGTATGCTTTCTACAAAGTCTGTTCAAGTAGTATGTCCAAGCTGTAAAAAACCTACAAAAATGCTAGGCCGCGTGGATGCATGTATGCACTGCAGCGAGCCGCTTACACTAGACCCTTCTCTAGAAGGAAAAGAGTTCGATGAATCATATAATAATAAATCAAAACGAAGCTGA
- a CDS encoding nucleotidyltransferase-like protein — MNVLLRQLYQDRASEDDTFAILVIQKELSPLSILDGFDAIVLVIKNNPEVDWHVKHYQVDDMKVALHSLSQTTMHHSLIAGTHRRLVDWLFHGKVVFDRNEFLKGVKERIETFPPGDRMKKMTIQFTKMLRRFDEGKILFYNEQPFDAFSNMMHSLHHLARLAVINHGYYPEVTVWDQVRKIEPETYKLYRELLKSEESLEQRIELLILATEIAVRSKTEIGSEHFRSLLADRGDSFTIAEMMEIPEVQDYRIDLELLVNFLIEKEFLVIDHHESKAQGIHHIRYRLNT; from the coding sequence ATGAATGTTTTACTGAGGCAGCTGTATCAAGATCGAGCAAGTGAGGATGATACGTTTGCAATATTAGTGATCCAAAAAGAGTTATCCCCGTTATCAATATTAGATGGCTTTGATGCCATTGTGTTAGTCATAAAAAATAATCCAGAAGTAGACTGGCATGTAAAACACTATCAAGTGGATGATATGAAAGTAGCTCTGCATTCTTTAAGTCAAACAACAATGCACCATTCATTAATAGCAGGAACACATCGCAGGTTAGTGGATTGGCTCTTTCATGGTAAAGTAGTATTTGATCGCAACGAATTCCTTAAAGGAGTAAAAGAAAGAATTGAAACCTTTCCTCCTGGTGATCGAATGAAGAAGATGACCATTCAATTTACAAAGATGCTAAGACGATTCGATGAGGGAAAGATTTTATTCTATAATGAACAACCTTTTGATGCGTTCAGTAACATGATGCATTCTCTTCATCACTTAGCAAGACTTGCAGTCATTAATCATGGTTATTATCCAGAGGTGACTGTGTGGGACCAAGTAAGAAAAATTGAACCTGAAACATACAAACTCTATAGAGAACTTCTTAAGAGTGAGGAGTCCCTAGAACAACGGATTGAATTATTAATCTTAGCAACTGAAATAGCTGTCCGTTCTAAAACAGAAATTGGTTCTGAGCATTTTCGTTCATTACTAGCAGATAGAGGAGACTCATTTACGATTGCTGAAATGATGGAGATACCAGAGGTGCAAGATTACCGGATCGACCTTGAATTGTTGGTCAATTTCTTAATAGAGAAAGAGTTTCTAGTAATAGATCATCATGAATCAAAAGCACAAGGAATCCACCATATTCGCTATAGATTAAATACTTAA